Sequence from the Paenibacillus tundrae genome:
CAGAGTTTCGGATCGTGTGGGAACACCTTTCTTAGGCGCACCTGTGCGTAAATCCCAGTGAAGCAATCCAATGGCTTCATGATAACTTTTGATTTTGCGAACTAAAAGACGAAAAGATTCCAAATGTTCTAGTGTTTGTTGATCCATTGTTACGCTCACCTCTCCAAATTTAATAGTTTTCCCTATTGATGATACTTTTTGAAATGGCTATAATCAACTTTTAACAGAGGCAAATTGAATTAGGGTTCTAAAATGAAGCCATAATGATAGATGCTGACGGTAATGATTGAAGCAATACGGCTTACGCTAGGACAAGCTACACGTAATGTAATTGGCCGTGCTCATCGTATTTAATCACAGGAGGCAATGGATATGAACAACATTCAAGAGATTCTGGAACACAACAAAACATTTGTCGAGTCAAAAGAATACGAAAAGTATACGGCTGGTAAGTTCCCAACCAAAAAAATGGTTATCATCACATGTATGGATACCCGGTTGGTTGAATTGCTGCCCAAAGCCATGAACTTGAAAAATGGCGATGTAAAGATCATCAAAAATGCAGGCGCGATCATCTCCCAGCCTTTTGGTAGTGTTATGCGTAGTGTTCTTGTTGCTCTCTATGAGCTTGGAGCCGATGAAGTTGTTGTAGTTGGTCATAAGGAATGTGGTATGGCTTCCCTTCATGCGGAAACGATGATTGGTCATATGTTGGAGCGCGGCGTATCAGAGGAAGTACTGTCTACACTTGAAAACTCTGGCATCCGCCTGAACAAGTGGCTGCGCGGGTTTGACAGTGTTGAAGAAGGGGTAAAACATACTGTGGAAGTGATTAAGAAACATCCACTACTTCCACCTAACGCACCTGTCCACGGCTTGGTGATTGACCCACATACGGGTAAACTTGACCTTGTCGCTGATGGGTATAGCGTGTAGACATCTCTCTCATATGCTTTTGGGTGCGAACCTTCCGGGTTCGCACTCTTTTTTTGTCTAAATTAAGGCAGTTTAGCTGTCAGGTTGTCAAACCATACAGTTTCAGTGTACACTTTTATGAAAGCGGTCAAAGAATACAATTGTATTGTTTTCTCTGGCTCAGCCCTAATATTAAGGAGACATGTGCATGAACATACTTTCCTACGGATTGCTCGGGCTGCTTACCCGCGAGGAGTCGTCAGGTTATGATCTGATGCTGAAAATTCAGCCACACTGGCAGGCTAAGCATAGTCAGATCTATCCCCTCCTGTCCAAGATGGAAAACGATGAGTTATTATCTTCCCGCTGGGTGCAACAGTCTGACAAACCGGACAAGAAAATGTACGCAGTCACGGACAAAGGTATTGAAAAACTGCTTGGATGGATGATCACTCCGGTCACTGCGCCCGTTACACGCGATGAATTCAATCTTCGCATATTGTGTGTCGGTATTGCAGAGGACGGAAGCATGAGACGCATCCTCAATGAGCGTAAAAACTGGTTTAACGAGCGAATACGATATTTTGAAGATTTGAAATCTCGCATCCCGCAGGATAATTTACGTGTGGGAAGTCGAGAGTTCGGGAGCTATATTCTCGTGCAGAAGGGCTTAATGAACGCTCAAACCGGCCTCGAATGGTGTAATTGGGTCACCCAGTTATTAGATGGTCAAGCGGCGATTCAGGATCCAATCCCGGTCATTTCGGAAAATTAAACAAAATTTGAAACGTTTCCGCGAGTTAACCGTATTACTTAAGCAAGGCTGTATTTTATGGAGAAATCCAACAACATTAATCGGGGGGTTACGATCTTTACAATGAAGAAAAAATTCGGTATTAAACATCTTATGATGGTGTTCATGGCATTTACATTACTGTTCGCAACAGTTGGTGTGGTTAACCCAGATTCAGCCGATGCAAGACGTGGCGGCGGTTTCAAATCAGGTACGAAAAGTTATAGCAATACTCCTAAGAAATCGGATTCCAATAACAATGTAAGTCAATCGAACAGCAATAACAACTCAGGTACAGGCGCAGCTGCAACAAACCGTGGTGGATTCTTCGGCGGTGGCGGCGGATTCATGAAAGGTATGATGCTTGGTGGTTTGGCTGGATTGATGTTCGGTGGATTGTTCGGCGGCATGGGAGCTCTGGGTAACATCCTTGGATTGCTCGTAAACGTAGCTGCTATTATGTTGATTGTTATGCTTGCGATGACACTCTTCAGAAAGCTCACCAACCGTAAACCAGCGGCAGACGGACGTTATAATCGCCG
This genomic interval carries:
- a CDS encoding beta-class carbonic anhydrase, with the protein product MNNIQEILEHNKTFVESKEYEKYTAGKFPTKKMVIITCMDTRLVELLPKAMNLKNGDVKIIKNAGAIISQPFGSVMRSVLVALYELGADEVVVVGHKECGMASLHAETMIGHMLERGVSEEVLSTLENSGIRLNKWLRGFDSVEEGVKHTVEVIKKHPLLPPNAPVHGLVIDPHTGKLDLVADGYSV
- a CDS encoding PadR family transcriptional regulator, encoding MNILSYGLLGLLTREESSGYDLMLKIQPHWQAKHSQIYPLLSKMENDELLSSRWVQQSDKPDKKMYAVTDKGIEKLLGWMITPVTAPVTRDEFNLRILCVGIAEDGSMRRILNERKNWFNERIRYFEDLKSRIPQDNLRVGSREFGSYILVQKGLMNAQTGLEWCNWVTQLLDGQAAIQDPIPVISEN